Proteins encoded by one window of Lathyrus oleraceus cultivar Zhongwan6 chromosome 1, CAAS_Psat_ZW6_1.0, whole genome shotgun sequence:
- the LOC127101183 gene encoding uncharacterized protein LOC127101183, with translation MTHVMIQANEALLVNQQANQNQNGEADEFRGLGKFQKNNPIIFKGRYDPNGAHAWIQEIEKIVRDFLDKYFQVDVPNPKEIKFLELKQRNMYTVDYAAKFEKLSRYCPQYNGVDTECSKCVKFVNGTGSEIK, from the exons ATGACTCATGTGATGATTCAAGCTAATGAGGCCTTGTTGGTTAATCAACAAGCTAATCAGAATCAGAATGGGGAAGCTGATGAGTTTCGAGGACTGGGAAAATTCCAAAAGAATAACCCTATCATATTTAAGGGAAGGTATGATCCTAACGGTGCACATGCTTGGATTCAAGAGATTGAGAAGATTGTTCGG gattttttggataaatatttTCAAGTTGATGTTCCTAACCCTAAGGAGATTAAATTCTTAGAGTTAAAGCAACGTAACATGTATACGGTTGATTATGCAGCCAAATTTGAGAAACTATCCAGGTATTGTCCTCAATATAATGGTGTGGATACTGAATgttccaaatgtgtgaagtttgtAAATGGTACGGGCTCCGAGATTAAGTAG